The window TTAAGTATCTAATATGGTAATGATTTTTTAATACATGTACATTTATCAAAAGCGACTTATATTCCTTTGACATATGGATTATAAGCTAATTTGTATCCATATATTCTTAAATTTCTcaatctttttttcatttttgttaatttatatcCTAATATCCTTAGCCAATCATGTAACTATTTCATTGAATTACACATCATATATTCAATGCTTTACAAGCTCAACTATTCACAATAGCAAAGAGAACCCTATATATAGTGATATAGATAGGCTATTATATACTTGTGCTAATAGATTCTAGAACCATGTAAGGCAAGTTTCTCACAGCTATATGTATTCAATATATTTATCCATAATATGCACAATTTACACCAAAACTTTCTGAAGAACTTGAGCAATATCATGTTCTCTCAGTAGTTGAAGATACTTCAAAGTAAGTTGGTTTTGGGGTTGAGGGACACCCAATAGATCGAATTAGTTCTTCCACACTAAGAACTTTAAACTTGGGAGGTGAATTCAAAGCAATGTTGTCGACACGGTGCTCGTATATCTTGCCTTGTTTGTCAAGTTTGTACACAGAGGTTCCATCAAACCTACCTCGACTCTCCCATGGGACTCGTGGGATCCCATGAACTGTCCAGCGAACCATAATGATGTCCTCAACAGGCTGCCACACGGTACTTATGTCGATCCACAGAGCTTTGAAGAAAATCCTGCCATGAAAGCGTAGCGCCCAGAAAATCGATTTGTAATTCTCAATGCCCATGAAAGTATTCAGCGGATCTTTGAATACAATATCATCCCTGTAAAATATAGAGATATTTAAAGTTAGTCGCTTTAGCATAGCAGAGAAAAGCAGATGCTCAGTTATATGAGCAGTTACACATGAAGATGACTGAGCCTAACATCACATAACAGAAGACTAACCGCGTTCCAAAGAGAAGATTTAAACATTTGTGAACACGAATCTTGAAAATGGTTAGAAACCAAACTGAAAATAATTGCGTAAATTATCAAAACAACTATCTCAGCTTAAAAAATAAAGTCAGCACAATTCTTGGTGCTGTAGTTTCTGATAACCAGGAAAACGATatgcaaaaggaaaaagaagcaTAGCTACAAAGGGCATGCATCATTACACATTTTTGGGGGTAAAGTAACATTACACTTTCAACTGCTATTCAACTTGTAATTACCAACAGTTCAAAACTATCAATGACAGAACAAGTTTATTCATTTAGCATAATCCTCTTGCTTTTCCAAAACCAATCCCCTCACTTGGTTCACTATCAATAAATCCATGTAAtactctttttttaaaataaatagctAAAACCACAAGTTTGGCAGCTACTAATTAAGAACAGATTAGCAAAACCTATAAGACTACAATTATAAATTGGTAGAAGGTCACAAAAGATTAGCTCAACAGGAAACAAAGAAAATTTAGATGAAAGCAACTATATACCAAAGATAACTATTCTAACTTGACACTTGAACTAAACGAAAAAAACTCAACCAAAACACTTAGAAAAAAAAGAGGGACAAATTACAATGAGCTGCCCTTATATTAGGTCATGCACTCATGCCTACACCtacattttacaaaatacaagaGTACCAAGTATCATATAACCTAAACCTTAGAAAGCTTAGTGTATAAGCCTGTATGTTTGATTTTGAGATAATAACTGTATCAATCAAATCCTTCTTCAAATGTTACGTTACAATATTGAAAACAATagaccaaaattaaaaaaataataataataataaaaataaggcaACCAATTTAAACTCATGAAAATATAGAAAGCACCGAATTTGCCACTCTCCTACTATGCCCAACAATATTATGCAAAAATTGATGAAaattttcccaaaaaaaaaagtacctgtAGATGTCAAAGCTGAGTTCCTTGTAGAACAAATCAGGGAATTCTTCCCTCAAGGTTCGGATTGCGTATCCCAAATTTACATAGTAATTCTgcttctcttcctcctctttgCTCTGTCTCGAACTTTTCTTAACATTCTGATCTAAACCCACATTCAAAACGCCCAATTCCTTCACTTTGCAAGAGATTTTCAGCTCACGATTCGACCCAATTGCCTTAAGAGTACCCTTCTTAGTGTAGGGTCTGAAGCTGTAGAGCTTGCTcagattagggttagggtttttgacAATTTGGGGGGCAATTGACATTTCCGGGTAGTGTATTAGAACGGCCATCGTAAATTGGAATTCTTTTCCTATAAAGATACAGTGAATTGAAATCAGAAGAAAATCGAGCGAGAAAATCTCATTTTATTTTTCCGGGAAAATGTGACTCGGGAATTTTCTTTTTTGGgtgaaatgaaaaagaagggtTATGTTATGGTTTTTTTGGATAATTGGGACATTATTAAGTAAGAAAAATACGCGATTGGTTGgattttccttctgttttttccACATCTATTCTTTTGTAAAACAAAAGTACAAAATTCTAGAGGCTATGGAGGGACTAAATCCCACTAGATTGGGGAATTACATAATCTagtgattaatttactaatttatttaaataaatatcaacACTTAAATAGTAagaatctaataaaaataatagttagatTATGATTGTGGTGTCGATATAGGTTTCTATGAttacaataaaattttatatttaaataaaatatttaactaaatttaactaaattattataaaaaaattttaaattacgtgtctttttctttttaaatttgcgcacacagattcttcttctttctttcttcttcttatacTCCTCTTCCTTATTCTTCCAAATACATGTACAtaggttcttttttttttgttatcgtcatcaccaataacactaatattttacaaacatctttattagttttgattttttctgctgtcatcattaaataatttcggttcattttttaatttattttggttcatttgtgtgttaattgaggttcacttaatgctgctgataagtattgaccaaattttttatttcttaagtaatttcggtttatttctttgtttaattgAGGTTTATTTGGATTcagaaatgaattcaatgtgttTTTATTAATGATTGAGTCCTTTTGACTATTTGTTCAACTCTGAACTAATTTAAGTTCATTGTGtgctaattgaggttcacttgatactaCTAATAAGTAttgacaaaaatttttatttcttaagtaatttcgattcatttcttagtttaattgagattcatttggatccaaaaatgaatttgatgtgtttttattgatggttgagttttttttattgattgttcaaatctgaactaattaaATAGAATAGAGTGGAATCTAATGCAATCCAATAAAATGATAATGAACaatttcattcttctttgctaaaaaaatttagtcaatacttatcagtagcatcaagtgaacctcaattaacacaaacacatcgaattcatttatggatccaaatgaacctcaaataaactaagaaatgaatcgaaattacttaaagaataaaaaatttagtcaatacttatcagtagcatcaagtgaacctcaattaacacaaacacatcgaattcatttaTCAGGGGCGGAGCTAGAAATTATTTTGGGAGGGGCTAACATGAAAAATATAagttaagaaaaaagaaaaattaaaaattaaaaagaggttaaactaaaaaattaaaaacttatacATACACCTTATTAGTTTGGGGGGGGGGGCATTGCCCCCCTTGCTCATAACGTGGCTCCGCCACTGCATTtatggatccaaatgaacctcaaataaactaagaaatgaaccgaaattacttaaggaataaaaaaattagtcaatacttatcagtagcatcaagtgaaccccaattaacacacaaatgaaccgaaattaattcacaaataaaccgaaataaactaaaaaataagtcaaaattatttaatgatggccTCAATGAAAATCAGAACAAATAAAGATGTTaacaaaatgttggtgttgttggcgataacgataacgaaagagaagaagagaagcagaagaagaacctatgtgcgcgaagaagaagaaggagggaagACGAAGAACCTACGTGCGCGAATTTAaaaaaaggaggaagaggaggagaagatgaagacgaagacgaagaaggATATGTTTTGTGTTATTGAAACGCACATGTATATACGCTGATATGATTAAAGTGGTTTTTAGTGAGTTTGGACCAACTTGGTTGAATTTAGTTGCAAAAAATATTTGGATGTGTAGTTAGGCTGCTATAAATATGGTGGTAAGtgattttaaacataaaaaaagtaTGGCTAAAAAGagagataaataataatttaaagtagTTTTTGTATAGTAATAATCTCTccatttaagataaatatagttaaaattattaaaagagttTTATTTAATCCATAAATAAAAAAAGGTGAGTTCTACTTAAttccctctaaaataacatgtagaTTATTTTCTATGACATGGCTCATTTTAATTggatgtttagttttagtttgagaTAATTTAATCCAATAAGAGTTAACATCTTAACTAAAGTAAGATTATTTTGTAATTACATATTTTTTCAAGATGTgtgattatataatttttgtaaatactTGTTCATTCACATTCATCTCATTTACTTTCAACTTCAAAATTTGTACTCTTTTCTTGTCTAAATTATCTCTCTAACTACCCATAAATCAAATCTTAGGTCTTGACAAAGTTAAAATCCAAACTCTTAATGGTAGTTGAAAATATCAGAAATTGTATACTCTCTGAAACTAAGAGAAATATGCAAATATAGTATAATTAACAAAGTTCAAATTAGCCATAAAAATTTGTTGTGCCGGATTGACAAGACTAAGCTAATCTTCTTTAGTCGAAATTGCACAACAGCTATTATGATAGGAGCGAGTAACAAATAGTGTTATGCAACCATGGCTAGAATAAATCTACACCAAAAACAAATGTAAGAGAATTATGAGGGAATCGTCAAAACTTTTTCCAACTTTCATCCTAACAAATTTAAGAATGTACATCAATACGCGAAATTGCAGCTTCGTCATTAAGGGATGAGAGAAGACAGAAATAGAGATCGAGTAAGAGGGAAGGATAGTTGAGGACGGCGGCGCTGCTTGTGACGACAGCAATAGCAGTGCTTTGGAGGTTGGCAATGGCACGACAAACGGAGAGAATAAAACACCCATTGAAGAGATTATGCTCGGGTGGTGCGACGACGACGGAATGGAAGAGGAGCAACAAGCCATAAGTCATTACCGAGAATTAGGATTTATTCTCTGGAAGCATGATTTGGGAAAGaagtaaaatttagtttttaatattttaataaattatataattatttattttaaaaaataatttaattacaaaatagtttaaccataattaatataataaccaATTAAAAAGTGACATTTTATAAAGGATAATttatatgttattataaaaataatagaatagaATTTACCGTAAAAAAAAATGGTGATCATGAAGATGGTATAATCACAATAATAATCCACTTTTTCAAGTTCCATTACTAATGATTAAGGTTGAGTATTAGGTCATTTGCAAAAGTCTCAAGTAAGAGACCACTTGAATCTAGCTATGCCTTCTTTTGTGATTTGGAGATCACATACAGTTGCTTATGAAATAATCTTTTGTTAATAGTATCAGTCCATATTGcttctaataataatatttaaacatATGAGAATTATTTGTCACTTCATTTTTAAGAAATGCAAATATAGGTTTTTCTCAAACTTGTTAGTAATTAGCATGTTATTACCATTTCAAAATTTCAATACATGCATATGCTATTATAAGTTTGAACTCTATAAATGAACTGTCCAacgaaataatattttattaaatcagaatataaaaaaaatattaaaaaaataaactaaatactCATAGTCAAGATTCTCGTAAATAGTATTTACTAATAATTTTGTGGGAGACGCGCAGTTGGTGATTTACTTGTGACTTGTGAAGTATAACTTTAGAGCAACTCCAATATTAAGCCATCTTTAATAAGGAACTCATTTCAATTCTTATTTATGGTTTATCTGTGATAAAAAATAACTCCACATCAGTTTTTGTAttataaacaacaaaaaaaaactaaaaaaaactctCTCTTTTTTATTAGAAGAAACTAACTTTAATCCCTATTATGatcctatttaattaattaattaaagtaattaaaattaatataattattattttttataataatattatttaaatttataaatttaaaataattcaatattataaaatattaaaataaataacttaaatttaattaatattttaaattttataaataaaaataaataattcaactaaaaattattttataatatataaaaaataaatttatttttatataaaataaatttaattaattataatttatataacaatataaataatatttgatattgatttaacataattatttatattaattataatttaatataattaattattaaataattaatataaataattaattaaataaatatatgacaTATGAGTTCCCAATATGTCAGAAAAGCAACTTTATTTCTTAGCATTGGAGTTGCTCTTAGTCTTGAACTCACCTGCCCCACCGGCCCGCCCACCCATCCATCTCGCACTGCACTGTCTGTCTCACTCGTTCCTCAGCCTTCTTCCTCTCCGACCTGCGAAGTGCCACCAGCCTATCACTAGCCTCTTTTCTTAGCTCTAAGTACCCACTTGCTCCTCCCAGTCCTCTCCTACCC is drawn from Arachis hypogaea cultivar Tifrunner chromosome 12, arahy.Tifrunner.gnm2.J5K5, whole genome shotgun sequence and contains these coding sequences:
- the LOC112726374 gene encoding uncharacterized protein: MAVLIHYPEMSIAPQIVKNPNPNLSKLYSFRPYTKKGTLKAIGSNRELKISCKVKELGVLNVGLDQNVKKSSRQSKEEEEKQNYYVNLGYAIRTLREEFPDLFYKELSFDIYRDDIVFKDPLNTFMGIENYKSIFWALRFHGRIFFKALWIDISTVWQPVEDIIMVRWTVHGIPRVPWESRGRFDGTSVYKLDKQGKIYEHRVDNIALNSPPKFKVLSVEELIRSIGCPSTPKPTYFEVSSTTERT